A region from the Methylovorus glucosotrophus genome encodes:
- a CDS encoding TetR family transcriptional regulator — translation MVRKTKEDAAITRQRIIDAAREVFLVRGVSRTSMEQIAAQAGLTRGAIYWHFDSKTEILLALRERVFLPLIDRMDDTLLKAAEGAEDPLLNIERFLTETIQVLNDSSETRQTYEIMMIKCEYVDEFAEVLQQIANNCSNISRNIERAYQRAQELDLLDTSCTPEEYAMDTYLFFSGLLHMWIKDPEGSERRQQTTDFIRTHVKLRRKNKNA, via the coding sequence ATGGTACGCAAAACCAAAGAAGATGCTGCAATCACCCGCCAACGCATTATTGATGCGGCACGCGAGGTATTTCTAGTTCGAGGTGTCAGCAGAACCAGCATGGAGCAAATTGCTGCTCAGGCAGGCCTGACGCGCGGGGCGATTTACTGGCACTTTGACAGTAAAACCGAAATCCTTCTGGCATTGCGTGAGCGTGTGTTCCTCCCCCTGATAGACCGCATGGATGACACTTTGCTTAAAGCCGCTGAGGGTGCAGAAGACCCTTTGCTTAATATAGAACGTTTCCTGACCGAAACCATACAAGTGCTAAATGACAGTAGCGAGACAAGACAGACTTACGAGATCATGATGATAAAATGTGAGTATGTTGATGAATTCGCAGAAGTTTTACAACAGATAGCCAATAATTGTTCCAATATCTCACGTAACATCGAGCGTGCTTATCAGCGTGCCCAGGAACTCGACTTGCTGGATACGAGTTGCACGCCTGAAGAATACGCGATGGACACTTACCTCTTTTTCAGTGGTCTGCTCCATATGTGGATTAAAGATCCTGAAGGTAGCGAGCGACGCCAACAAACAACCGATTTCATACGCACGCACGTCAAGTTGCGTCGAAAGAACAAAAACGCATAA
- a CDS encoding efflux RND transporter periplasmic adaptor subunit yields MAAINFDRGNKGIGSKFQASLLLALMAGVAVSACSKGDQSAAQHQGGAMPVTVMEMQPTTVPITAEAVAQTEGAKEVEVRPRVGGILLKRLYQEGESVKAGQPMFLIDPVPYQIALQQARAELAQQKAKIEQTRREEARLQNLLSTQSVSQREYDNAVSDNAVANANLMAAEAAVRQAELNLSYTTVTAPVSGVSGRFQFSEGALVEANSSLLTTLVQLSPIWVRFSFSDNELAQLGGRLTEKNVKQVSVVLPDGSEYQQKGKLNFAASQIDPTLGTQQLRATFDNEDQRLLPGQFVRARVTTGQRDGVFIVPQVAVVNVQQGKIVFVINEKNEATPRPIVTGGWQGQGWIVLKGLNAGDKVAIDNIIKLRPGAPVSPHPQEAAPAGAPGDTPAPEAQQKPKQS; encoded by the coding sequence ATGGCAGCCATCAATTTTGATCGGGGAAATAAAGGTATCGGCAGTAAGTTCCAGGCATCCTTGCTGCTGGCACTTATGGCTGGAGTAGCAGTCAGCGCATGTAGCAAGGGCGACCAAAGTGCTGCTCAACATCAAGGTGGCGCCATGCCAGTCACGGTAATGGAGATGCAGCCCACCACCGTTCCCATTACGGCAGAAGCTGTAGCTCAGACCGAGGGGGCCAAAGAGGTTGAAGTGCGTCCTCGTGTGGGCGGTATCCTGCTCAAGCGTTTGTATCAGGAAGGCGAGTCTGTAAAAGCAGGTCAGCCTATGTTCCTGATTGATCCTGTGCCTTATCAGATAGCTCTGCAGCAAGCGCGTGCCGAGCTGGCGCAACAGAAAGCCAAGATTGAACAGACACGCCGCGAAGAGGCGCGTTTACAGAACTTGTTGTCTACACAGTCGGTAAGTCAGCGCGAGTATGACAATGCCGTATCTGACAACGCAGTGGCCAATGCAAATCTTATGGCGGCCGAAGCCGCTGTTCGCCAGGCTGAATTGAATCTTTCCTACACCACGGTAACCGCACCGGTAAGTGGTGTTTCTGGCCGTTTCCAGTTTTCTGAGGGCGCGCTGGTAGAGGCCAACTCAAGCCTGCTGACTACGCTGGTTCAATTGTCCCCTATCTGGGTGCGCTTCAGTTTCTCTGATAACGAACTCGCTCAGCTCGGCGGTCGCTTGACTGAGAAAAACGTGAAGCAGGTGAGCGTCGTATTGCCGGACGGTAGTGAGTATCAACAAAAAGGCAAGCTCAACTTTGCTGCCAGCCAGATTGATCCTACTTTGGGTACCCAGCAATTGCGTGCCACCTTTGATAATGAAGATCAACGCCTTCTGCCTGGTCAGTTTGTTCGTGCACGTGTAACCACCGGTCAGCGCGACGGCGTATTTATCGTGCCTCAGGTTGCCGTTGTGAATGTGCAGCAAGGCAAGATCGTCTTTGTGATCAATGAAAAGAACGAAGCTACTCCACGTCCCATCGTGACGGGTGGCTGGCAAGGGCAGGGCTGGATTGTGCTCAAAGGACTTAATGCGGGGGACAAGGTCGCTATTGATAACATTATCAAGCTGCGTCCAGGCGCCCCAGTAAGCCCTCATCCACAAGAAGCAGCACCGGCAGGTGCGCCAGGCGATACTCCTGCGCCTGAGGCTCAACAAAAACCCAAGCAATCCTAA
- a CDS encoding efflux RND transporter permease subunit — translation MTRFFITRPIFASVLSIIIVLAGFAAAMKLPIAQYPQIAPPTVIVTATYPGASAETLSKTVAAPIEEQLSGVEGLLYFQSSADSSGTLTITATFETGTEVDQATFNVSNRVNIALPRLPEDVRRTGVVVQKRSNDILMALMLISPSKKYDPLFLSNYATLNVVDELKRIKGVGDVTIFGSQDYSMRIWLKPDRMAQLGVTTTDISTAIQAQNAQYAAGKIGQEPVVGQQQLVYTVTAKGRLVEPEQFADIIVRSNGPRGTLRLKDVATIELGAQMYNVRTSLDGQPGVGIPVFLQTGANALDTANAIKARMEELKQRFPEGVDYAIPYDTSDFVKASIEEVVKTLGEAMVLVVLVVFLFLQNWRATLIPIIAVPISLVGTFAGLWIFGFSINTLTLFAMVLSIGIVVDDAIVVLENIERLMSEEKLSPVNAAIKSMQQVSGAVVAIVLVLCAVFVPVAFMGGIAGELYRQFAVTVAVAVVISGIVALTLTPALCSLILKSVHEESRFFRPFNRGFEKLTNFYTGTVNLTLRHTIIGAIVFAGIVGGAAYLLYKVPGSFVPPEDQGYVIAATILPDGATLTRTSNTTEAVRAAIAKDPAVRSEFAINGFDLIGGGNKTSSGTMFVRLKDWDARTTTADEIVGKLIGIGMMQPDGLAIAFNPPAIRGLGNSGSMELYIQSRGDSDPLHLSAVVNNLIDDLKKEPRLAGINTFFRPTVPQLFVEVDEAKAISQGVPISDVYATLQSTMGSLYVNDFNRSGRTYRVQLQAEAAYRMKPEDLGRVYVRSNDGKMVPLSALSTTREIVGAEQLERYNGLLAAKVLAGGAPGVSSGDAIKLVEKIAAQSLPDGYQMTWTGQAYQEKRTGSAAIYAFSFAIIMVFLILAAQFETWALPLAVIMAVPFALAGALLAVLVRGMPNDIYFQIGLVTLVGLAAKNAILIVEFASQKLEEGLPVAQAAVEAARLRFRPIVMTSMAFVLGIVPLVFASGAGAAARRSMGTGVFGGMLLATFVATVFIPLFFTWLTGTQKRNTSAQEQKEIA, via the coding sequence ATGACCAGATTTTTCATCACGCGCCCGATCTTTGCGTCGGTGCTCTCCATCATTATTGTGCTGGCTGGTTTTGCGGCAGCGATGAAGCTGCCGATTGCCCAGTATCCGCAAATTGCGCCGCCTACCGTTATCGTGACGGCGACGTATCCTGGCGCCAGTGCCGAGACCCTGTCCAAGACAGTTGCTGCGCCTATCGAGGAACAATTGAGTGGCGTGGAGGGCCTGCTGTACTTTCAGTCCAGCGCCGACTCCAGCGGTACCTTGACCATTACTGCCACGTTTGAAACCGGTACGGAAGTGGATCAGGCGACTTTCAACGTCAGTAACCGTGTGAATATCGCTTTGCCGCGTTTGCCGGAAGACGTTCGTAGAACCGGCGTTGTCGTGCAGAAGCGTTCCAATGATATTCTGATGGCGTTGATGCTGATTTCGCCCAGCAAAAAATATGACCCACTGTTCCTCAGCAACTATGCCACCCTCAATGTGGTGGATGAGCTGAAGCGCATCAAGGGGGTGGGTGACGTTACCATTTTCGGTTCCCAGGATTACTCCATGCGCATCTGGCTCAAGCCTGACCGCATGGCCCAGCTCGGCGTGACTACGACCGATATTTCAACCGCGATACAGGCCCAAAATGCCCAGTACGCCGCTGGCAAGATCGGTCAGGAGCCGGTCGTTGGCCAGCAACAGCTTGTGTATACCGTGACCGCCAAAGGTCGTCTCGTTGAGCCGGAACAGTTTGCTGACATTATTGTGCGATCCAATGGCCCGCGCGGCACTTTGCGCCTGAAAGATGTGGCCACCATTGAGTTGGGTGCCCAGATGTACAACGTACGCACTTCGCTGGATGGCCAGCCCGGTGTCGGTATTCCGGTGTTCCTGCAGACCGGTGCCAATGCGCTGGATACAGCCAATGCCATCAAGGCGAGAATGGAAGAGCTGAAGCAGCGCTTCCCTGAAGGCGTGGACTATGCTATTCCTTATGACACCAGCGATTTCGTGAAAGCATCTATTGAAGAAGTCGTGAAGACGCTCGGTGAAGCCATGGTATTGGTGGTGCTGGTGGTGTTCCTGTTCCTGCAAAACTGGCGCGCGACGCTGATTCCTATCATTGCCGTGCCGATTTCGCTGGTAGGCACCTTTGCCGGTTTGTGGATATTCGGCTTCTCGATCAATACCTTGACCCTGTTTGCCATGGTGCTTTCCATCGGTATCGTGGTGGATGATGCGATTGTGGTGCTGGAGAATATTGAGCGCTTGATGAGCGAAGAAAAACTCTCGCCAGTCAATGCTGCCATCAAATCCATGCAGCAGGTATCGGGCGCAGTGGTCGCGATCGTGCTGGTGCTGTGTGCGGTATTCGTGCCTGTTGCGTTCATGGGGGGCATTGCCGGTGAGCTTTATCGCCAGTTTGCGGTAACTGTGGCAGTTGCCGTCGTGATCTCGGGCATTGTGGCGCTGACGCTGACGCCAGCCTTGTGCTCACTGATACTGAAGTCTGTGCATGAAGAGTCACGCTTCTTCCGTCCGTTCAATCGCGGTTTTGAAAAGCTGACCAACTTCTACACAGGCACGGTCAATCTGACCCTGCGTCATACCATCATTGGTGCCATTGTGTTTGCGGGTATCGTGGGTGGCGCGGCATATCTGTTGTACAAAGTGCCTGGCAGCTTTGTGCCGCCGGAAGACCAGGGCTATGTGATTGCAGCGACTATTCTGCCTGATGGCGCGACCCTGACGCGTACCAGCAACACCACGGAAGCGGTGCGTGCTGCGATTGCCAAGGATCCTGCCGTACGCAGTGAGTTTGCCATCAATGGTTTTGACCTGATCGGTGGCGGTAACAAGACCAGCTCCGGCACCATGTTTGTCCGTCTCAAGGATTGGGATGCCCGTACCACGACTGCAGATGAGATCGTAGGTAAACTGATCGGTATCGGCATGATGCAGCCAGATGGTCTGGCGATTGCTTTCAATCCGCCTGCTATTCGTGGTTTGGGTAACTCGGGCAGCATGGAGCTTTACATTCAGAGCCGTGGCGATTCAGACCCATTGCATCTGTCTGCCGTGGTGAACAATCTGATTGATGACCTGAAAAAAGAACCAAGGCTTGCCGGCATCAATACCTTCTTCCGCCCTACGGTTCCTCAGTTGTTTGTTGAGGTGGATGAAGCCAAGGCAATCAGCCAGGGTGTGCCGATTTCGGATGTTTACGCCACATTGCAAAGCACCATGGGTTCGCTGTACGTGAACGACTTTAACCGCAGTGGACGTACTTATCGCGTGCAATTGCAGGCAGAGGCAGCTTACCGCATGAAGCCTGAAGACCTTGGTCGCGTATATGTACGCTCCAATGATGGCAAGATGGTGCCTTTGTCAGCCTTGAGCACTACCCGAGAAATCGTGGGCGCAGAACAGCTGGAACGTTATAACGGCTTGCTGGCGGCGAAAGTGCTGGCGGGTGGTGCACCGGGCGTGAGTTCGGGCGATGCCATCAAGCTGGTGGAAAAAATTGCGGCACAAAGCCTGCCTGATGGCTACCAGATGACATGGACCGGTCAGGCGTATCAGGAAAAACGGACTGGCTCGGCTGCTATCTATGCCTTCAGTTTCGCCATCATCATGGTGTTCCTGATTCTAGCCGCGCAGTTTGAAACCTGGGCCTTGCCTCTGGCCGTGATCATGGCCGTGCCATTTGCATTGGCAGGTGCCTTGCTGGCCGTGCTGGTACGCGGCATGCCTAATGACATCTACTTCCAGATCGGTCTGGTGACGCTGGTAGGTCTGGCTGCGAAAAATGCGATTCTGATCGTGGAATTCGCCAGCCAGAAACTGGAAGAGGGCTTGCCTGTGGCACAGGCCGCTGTTGAAGCCGCCCGCTTGCGGTTCCGTCCTATCGTGATGACATCCATGGCCTTTGTGCTGGGGATTGTGCCTCTGGTATTTGCCAGCGGTGCCGGTGCGGCTGCCCGGCGCTCCATGGGGACGGGCGTATTTGGCGGCATGCTGCTGGCCACCTTTGTTGCTACGGTATTTATCCCCTTGTTTTTTACATGGTTGACAGGAACGCAGAAGAGAAACACGTCTGCACAAGAACAGAAGGAAATTGCATGA
- a CDS encoding efflux transporter outer membrane subunit, with the protein MMPRLKLTYIAVLAAILLPGCAMMGPDYQRPEMPVPAKFAEQADATNQAEISRTWWQLYNDPVLNDLVAKALANNTDIKLAVARVEEADAYLREVGAALFPQIDLNSSAARSRITQLGATPLPSGVDPIRENYNIRLGTSFELDFWGKLRRAKESARAQAMATHYARDTVDLSLQGLVASNYLLLRSLESQIALSQDSLHSRQESLALTQRRLEGGVSSALDVHQAQVSTSNLTAQLADLVRQRAIVEHQLAVLTGDLALTIPAADFNQLPTPPVPPVGLPSSLLESRPDVRQAEQNMIAANANIGVAKAALFPTISLTANYGGESAELGDILKSAARIWTGGLSLNLPIFDAGRLNSRVDQATAQQKQTLASYESAIQTAFKEVNDALVNLRQQSEREAALEASKESSKKALDIAENRYKAGYSGYLDVLDSQRVYNDAALAYVQSRQARLTASVDLFKALGGGWKAGDK; encoded by the coding sequence ATGATGCCACGCTTGAAACTGACCTATATCGCTGTATTGGCCGCCATACTGCTGCCAGGCTGCGCCATGATGGGCCCTGACTATCAGCGGCCCGAGATGCCCGTGCCAGCCAAGTTTGCCGAGCAGGCCGATGCGACCAATCAAGCTGAAATCTCCCGCACCTGGTGGCAGCTGTATAACGATCCGGTATTGAATGACCTGGTGGCCAAGGCCCTGGCCAACAATACCGACATCAAGCTGGCGGTAGCCCGGGTGGAGGAGGCGGATGCCTACCTGCGTGAAGTAGGCGCGGCGCTTTTCCCGCAGATTGACCTGAACTCCAGCGCGGCCCGTTCGCGTATTACCCAGCTGGGTGCAACCCCACTGCCTTCAGGCGTGGATCCCATACGCGAAAACTACAATATTCGCCTTGGTACATCCTTTGAGCTGGACTTCTGGGGCAAGCTGCGTCGTGCCAAGGAATCTGCACGTGCGCAAGCGATGGCAACCCACTACGCTCGCGATACGGTAGATTTGTCCTTGCAGGGCCTGGTGGCCAGCAATTATTTATTGCTGCGCAGCCTGGAGTCGCAGATTGCCTTGTCACAAGACAGTCTGCACAGTCGCCAGGAAAGCCTGGCATTGACGCAACGTCGTCTGGAGGGGGGCGTGTCCTCTGCGTTGGATGTGCATCAGGCGCAAGTATCGACCTCCAATCTGACCGCGCAACTGGCTGACCTGGTGCGGCAACGTGCCATCGTGGAGCACCAGCTCGCCGTGTTGACGGGCGATCTGGCCTTGACTATTCCTGCCGCGGATTTCAATCAATTGCCAACTCCGCCTGTTCCACCGGTCGGACTGCCGTCCAGCCTGCTGGAATCACGGCCGGATGTCCGTCAGGCCGAGCAGAACATGATCGCGGCAAATGCCAACATTGGCGTAGCCAAGGCGGCCCTGTTTCCTACTATTTCGTTAACAGCGAATTATGGTGGCGAAAGTGCCGAGCTGGGCGATATCCTGAAATCCGCCGCCCGTATCTGGACTGGTGGTCTTAGTCTGAATCTGCCTATCTTTGATGCAGGCCGGTTGAATTCGCGTGTCGATCAGGCCACGGCGCAGCAAAAGCAAACTCTGGCATCTTACGAGAGTGCCATTCAAACGGCGTTCAAGGAAGTGAACGATGCTTTGGTCAACCTGCGTCAGCAGTCTGAACGCGAAGCCGCGCTGGAAGCGAGCAAGGAGTCTTCCAAGAAGGCATTGGATATCGCAGAAAACCGCTACAAGGCAGGCTACTCTGGCTACCTCGATGTGCTGGATTCGCAGCGGGTTTATAACGATGCAGCGTTGGCCTATGTGCAGAGCCGCCAAGCGAGACTGACTGCCAGTGTCGATTTGTTCAAGGCGCTGGGTGGTGGCTGGAAAGCCGGTGACAAGTAA
- the gltX gene encoding glutamate--tRNA ligase: MTVRTRFAPSPTGFLHIGGARTALFSWAYARKHGGSFILRIEDTDVARSTPEAVQAILDGMTWLGLSWDEGPFYQMQRMDRYKEVIQQLLDSGDAYYCYCSKEELDALREQQMQQGIKPRYDGRWRPEAGKVLPEPPAGVPPVVRFKNPQTGAVVWNDLVKGEIRISNEELDDLIIARADGTPTYNFCVVVDDWEMGITQVIRGDDHVNNTPRQINMLQALGAQIPQYAHLSMILGDDGQKLSKRHGAVSVMQYHEDGYLPEAVLNYLARLGWSHGDDEVFSMEQFCAWFDLDHITPSAAQFNTEKLNWLNAHYIKQADISSLATDIQQRLTALGVDTVNGPDLAGVIALYRERSNTLNDLASSIAYFYRKPETDAAAAEKHLTVDVLPVLAGMAAKLENIAWTTESIHDVIQATVSDNGLKFPKIAMPLRVMVTGGAQSPSIDAVMALLGKDETLSRIRESLTTSGKF, encoded by the coding sequence ATGACAGTACGTACCCGTTTCGCTCCCAGTCCTACCGGTTTTCTGCATATCGGCGGTGCCCGTACCGCCTTGTTTTCGTGGGCATATGCCCGCAAGCATGGCGGCAGTTTTATCCTCCGGATTGAAGACACCGATGTGGCTCGTTCAACCCCGGAAGCCGTGCAAGCCATTCTGGATGGCATGACCTGGCTGGGACTGAGCTGGGATGAAGGTCCGTTCTACCAGATGCAACGTATGGACCGCTACAAGGAAGTGATTCAGCAGTTGCTGGATAGCGGCGACGCGTATTACTGCTATTGCAGCAAGGAAGAGCTGGATGCATTGCGTGAGCAACAGATGCAGCAGGGTATCAAGCCTCGCTACGATGGCCGCTGGCGTCCTGAAGCGGGCAAGGTCTTGCCTGAGCCTCCTGCAGGCGTGCCGCCTGTCGTGCGTTTCAAAAATCCGCAAACAGGCGCTGTGGTCTGGAATGATCTGGTCAAGGGCGAGATCCGTATTTCCAATGAAGAACTGGATGACTTGATCATTGCCCGCGCTGACGGTACCCCGACCTATAACTTCTGTGTGGTGGTGGACGACTGGGAGATGGGCATTACCCAGGTGATTCGTGGCGATGACCATGTCAACAATACGCCACGCCAGATCAATATGCTGCAGGCCCTGGGCGCGCAGATTCCCCAATATGCCCACTTGTCGATGATTCTGGGCGACGATGGACAAAAATTGTCCAAACGCCATGGGGCAGTCAGTGTCATGCAGTACCATGAAGATGGGTATTTGCCTGAGGCGGTCTTGAACTATCTGGCCCGTTTGGGCTGGTCGCACGGCGATGATGAAGTATTCAGCATGGAGCAGTTTTGTGCATGGTTTGACCTTGACCACATCACGCCATCTGCCGCCCAGTTCAATACGGAAAAGCTTAACTGGCTGAATGCGCATTACATCAAGCAGGCGGATATCAGCTCGCTCGCGACCGACATTCAACAGCGCCTGACAGCGCTGGGCGTTGATACGGTAAACGGACCTGACCTGGCAGGGGTTATCGCCTTGTACCGTGAGCGCAGCAATACGCTGAATGACCTCGCAAGCAGCATTGCCTATTTTTACCGCAAGCCTGAGACGGATGCGGCAGCGGCTGAAAAGCATTTAACAGTTGATGTGTTGCCTGTGCTCGCCGGCATGGCAGCAAAGCTTGAGAATATTGCGTGGACCACGGAAAGTATTCATGACGTGATTCAGGCGACGGTATCGGACAACGGCCTCAAGTTTCCCAAGATTGCCATGCCTTTGCGGGTGATGGTAACCGGAGGGGCACAGTCGCCAAGTATCGATGCTGTCATGGCGCTGCTGGGTAAGGATGAAACACTGTCCCGTATCCGGGAAAGTCTCACCACAAGCGGCAAATTTTAA
- the hfq gene encoding RNA chaperone Hfq, with amino-acid sequence MNAKGQMLQDPFLNTLRKEHVPVSIYLVNGIKLQGQVDSFDQYVILLKNTVTQMVYKHAISTIVPARAVSIPSAHATPAE; translated from the coding sequence ATGAACGCTAAAGGGCAAATGCTACAAGATCCATTCTTGAATACCTTGCGCAAGGAACATGTGCCTGTCTCGATTTATCTGGTTAACGGCATCAAGCTGCAAGGCCAGGTAGACTCATTTGATCAGTATGTCATCCTGCTCAAAAACACAGTGACCCAGATGGTATACAAACACGCCATCTCGACTATTGTTCCCGCCCGCGCAGTCAGCATTCCATCAGCCCACGCTACTCCCGCCGAGTAA
- the hflX gene encoding GTPase HflX, which translates to MFDRPSGGDAAVLVSVDFGDSGYEESLQELRQLAISAGMEIRATIEGKRPKPDAKYFVGSGKADELAESLKSHEAQVAVFNHDLSPSQQRNLERLLESRVVDRTGLILDIFAQRAQSHEGKLQVELAQLEHLSTRLVRGWTHLERQKGGIGVRGGPGETQLELDRRMLRIRVKQLREKLAKLKQQRGMQRRSRKRSLVMSVSLVGYTNAGKSTLFNRLTQSGVYAADQLFATLDTTSRKLYIPDGGPVVLSDTVGFIKHLPHALVEAFGATLEEAVQADLLLHVVDAASPVRDDQIAQVNKVLEEIGAEHVHQVLVVNQIDRAGLEPGLERDEYGRICRIRISAKTGEGLELVRQCLREHQQMLFAHQLETSSPDVVPT; encoded by the coding sequence ATGTTTGATCGCCCCAGCGGCGGAGATGCCGCAGTTCTCGTCAGTGTTGATTTTGGCGATTCAGGATATGAAGAAAGTTTGCAGGAACTAAGGCAGCTTGCCATCAGTGCTGGCATGGAAATCCGGGCCACCATTGAAGGCAAGCGTCCCAAGCCGGATGCCAAGTATTTCGTTGGGTCTGGCAAGGCAGACGAACTTGCTGAATCCCTGAAATCACATGAGGCACAGGTAGCCGTCTTCAACCACGACTTGAGTCCATCCCAGCAACGCAATCTTGAACGCTTGCTCGAAAGCCGGGTAGTGGATCGCACTGGCTTGATTCTGGATATTTTTGCCCAGCGCGCCCAAAGCCATGAAGGTAAGCTGCAAGTCGAGCTTGCCCAGCTCGAGCATTTATCCACCCGCCTTGTGCGTGGCTGGACACACTTGGAGCGCCAAAAAGGCGGTATCGGTGTGCGCGGCGGTCCAGGGGAAACGCAACTTGAACTGGACAGGCGCATGTTGCGCATACGCGTGAAGCAATTGCGCGAAAAGCTTGCCAAGCTGAAGCAGCAGCGCGGTATGCAACGCCGCTCGCGCAAGCGCTCGCTGGTCATGTCAGTTTCCCTGGTTGGGTATACCAATGCGGGCAAATCCACCTTGTTCAATCGGCTCACGCAATCTGGTGTGTATGCAGCAGATCAATTGTTTGCCACGCTGGATACCACCTCGCGCAAGCTATACATTCCTGATGGCGGTCCGGTGGTGCTTTCGGATACCGTAGGGTTTATCAAACACTTGCCGCATGCCCTGGTGGAAGCGTTTGGTGCCACCCTGGAAGAAGCAGTGCAGGCGGATTTGCTTCTGCATGTGGTTGATGCTGCAAGTCCGGTGCGAGATGACCAGATTGCGCAAGTGAATAAGGTGCTGGAAGAAATTGGTGCCGAGCATGTACACCAGGTGCTGGTGGTGAATCAGATTGACCGGGCAGGGCTGGAGCCGGGATTGGAGCGGGATGAGTATGGTAGAATTTGCCGCATTCGTATTTCTGCCAAGACCGGTGAAGGACTGGAACTGGTACGCCAGTGTTTGCGCGAACATCAGCAAATGCTGTTTGCGCATCAGCTGGAAACCAGCTCGCCGGATGTAGTCCCCACATAA